Proteins from one Oscillatoria nigro-viridis PCC 7112 genomic window:
- the hpf gene encoding ribosome hibernation-promoting factor, HPF/YfiA family, producing MKLVIQGKNIEITDAIREYVNQKVEKAVSHFQNLTTEVDIHLSVARNPRINPKQTAEVTIYANGSVIRAEESTESLYASIDLVADKIARQLRKFKEKRHDNKTHSSVKTVTAVEEHPVVADLIGDRTPELPAEVVRTKYFAMPPMTVQQALEQLQIIDHDFYMFRNAETDEINVLYERKSHGGYGVIQPRHSNGNGNSKNGKTAESATSEKSSVAKS from the coding sequence ATGAAGCTTGTTATCCAGGGTAAAAATATAGAAATCACCGATGCGATTCGCGAGTACGTCAATCAAAAGGTTGAAAAGGCAGTTAGCCATTTTCAAAATTTGACTACAGAAGTGGACATACATCTATCGGTGGCTCGTAACCCCAGGATCAATCCTAAGCAGACTGCTGAGGTGACAATTTATGCTAACGGCAGCGTTATTCGGGCTGAAGAAAGCACGGAAAGCCTGTATGCCAGCATCGATTTGGTTGCCGACAAGATAGCTCGTCAACTGCGGAAATTTAAGGAAAAACGCCACGACAACAAGACCCACAGTAGTGTTAAAACGGTTACGGCAGTTGAAGAACATCCTGTAGTAGCGGATCTGATTGGCGATCGAACTCCCGAACTTCCTGCTGAGGTGGTACGGACTAAGTATTTTGCCATGCCTCCAATGACTGTGCAACAAGCTTTGGAACAATTGCAGATTATCGATCACGATTTCTATATGTTCCGTAATGCGGAAACAGACGAAATTAACGTACTCTACGAACGCAAGAGTCACGGCGGCTATGGAGTTATCCAACCGCGCCACAGCAACGGTAACGGTAATAGCAAAAATGGCAAAACTGCCGAAAGCGCTACATCTGAAAAATCGAGTGTTGCAAAAAGCTAG